The genomic stretch agggaggggaaaggagaaaatgcCCAATAAAATGTTGCAAGGGATTGCCAAAGGAACAAGCGCTTATATCCCAGATACCTAGCAGACAAGTTGGAGACTGAGTGCATCTTTTGGACATTTGACAAATGTGCTGGTTCAAGCATGTTTTCCCAAGCATTTCTGCTAGTGAGGGGGGGACTGAATAGCACCATGAAAGTCCTAAAAGCAATTACTTCTTTTCTTCTAGAAAACTGGCTAGACTCACATTGTGCCTCATTATGGCTTCCATTTCCCACCAAAAAAAGAAGTGGAATTTGTGTACTAACACTGAAGCAGTAGCATAGAAGGCATTGTCTTCACCTTGAACAGCACAGTCCTTTGACtttggagcttggaaaagctgtTTGGACTACAGATTTCTGGGTAGTCTAATCCAAAAGCTCACTTTGCAAGTTCTAGTTTATGCAGATGTATGCCTCACCTGAGTTCAAAGGGGACCACCTGTGTCCATATAGCATTGTAATATTGTCTTTGGTAGGCCTGCAAATCCTACTTTATTATCATGAAATACTGTCTACCTCAGCTCATACATCTTCACTTTTTTCTCTGGTACCAGAGAGGAAATTTATGCTGGCACCTTTTTGCAATCACACTTGGCTTGGTTGTTGTGCTGAACAAGAACATCACATCagacagttgtaaactgcttttgaTGTTAGgattttctcctttctctgagCAAACATAAGCTATttggaaatattatttgtatTCACACTAGGTCAGCTATGAAAACCTCACTTGTTCTGAGGTTAAGCagtaagaaagagaaagaggacgttatcagacaagggaaattggaagtataatccaatggcaatctgaacgcaatcttGGGGTTTaatattattgtgtgatagactaccacacgcaatttcaggcaatgggaagtcagtctgaacgcaatcatggggtttcactttattgtgtgagaggtgatcacatgcaatttgaggcaatggcaagctatttttgggcaatgggaagtcagttcgaacacaattcaaattcacaattcaaattcacgtaaaatggcctcactttcttttcattcgaaattaagagaaattcctcccgtgtgataaattccatctGGTGTGGCTTCAGTTGTTATAAATAATGGCTGCAATCATGTACTATGCAAGTGTAGTTGTATCTGAAGCATTGCAGTTGAGGCTACAGAAAAGCACTAACTTCATCTGAACCAATGATACTGAAGACTGAGAGGCAGAACACATTTTTGACAAAGTCTTAACACTGAAGCTTCAGCTGGTTTATGAAGGTTCTTCTAAGGCGGTAACTTTGCTCTGGAAGCATTATCTTCACCACTCTATTATGAATAAGCTAGCCATTTGCAACAAACTGCTTTCTTAAGATGGTGATTAGAAAGGGTTTATATGCACAGAATGCATCTTGGGAAATAACAGCAGTCAGACATATTGACCTGACAATTTGAGACGCAACTTGAGCCAAGGAACTGCTTTGTGCCTTTATAGGAAGCGGATGGCTGGGGGTGAGATCCACTTCCTGTTCTCAGACCTCAACTTGCCAGGATGAAATAATGAGTTGTTTCAGCAATAGCCCAGAATCCCATGTAGTTCTCTACAAACTAAGCAACTGTTCCTGTTTTCACCTACCAAGCTCTGATGTTGGCTAAGAGAAAATAGTGGCATGAAgagatgtttttattttcttgcacTAATGAGTCAAAGTACAGTTATTAAGATTACAATCTTTGTTTATGCAAGGCTGGAAACCAAGGGAGGCAGCACCAGCCTCGCTCCCTGAAGTAGCCCACACAGTCTGCAGCCCCTGTATGAAAACCAACTGTTTTGGTTTTTATCCCACAACGTGCTGTTCTGTTGCTGCAGCAGCTGTAGGCCAGAGAGGGTTGGTTAACATAAAGTGCAAATGGACATAACAGACATGGCAGGTGGAAGAAGCCAAGTGCTTGGGTTCTAGACTTAGTCACTACTAGTACTAGGTGTGCAAAATTAACTGCTTGCATGCAGAAGGAAGAGAAACTTGGAGCTGGGCTCTCTCCCACTGGCATGCTTACACACAAAATAGGGCCATTAAAAGGCAGTTAGACACTTTGGTGACACAATTGCTGTTCCCAATCCCAACTGAGTCATAGAGATGAGGGAGATGAGCTCATGAGATTACATGTTACAAGATGGAAGGAGTCAGTTGTTCATGTTGCTAAGGACCAAACTATTACATACAGTTGTGTGTAACTTCTCCCACTGTTCTGATGAGGCTTCCAacttaagaaggcaaggaaaaATATAGAGGACTACTTAATCCTTTCCCCTCTGGCCACTTTTCTATTTGCAGTTCCTTCCCTTCATCTAATTTTGCCCTTGCAAGGGAAGAGAGATCTGTCAAGAAAAGGAatcattttaaacagaaaagtggtgggaagagaaagaattaaGCAGGCCCTCTATGGAACCCTGGCCATACCTCTTGTTTGAATTCCTGTGCTCCAGCAGTTACTCTTGGTTTCCAAAAGAACCCAAAACACGAGGGGAACATTAAAACACAACTGCATGCAATGTCTGGCTTCAGATTTACTGGATCTTGGTAACAGCTTCGTGGATGGAAGCAGCAACGTAGTCCAGATTCTTTGTAGTCAAACCACACATATTGATGCGGCCACTAGCCATCAGATAGATGTGTTTTTCTTTGATCAGGAATAGTACTTGCTTAGCTAGAAAAGAAGGAATAATAAGTATCAGAACTCTTAACAAAAAACCCAGAGCAACATCTACCAAGATTCATATGTTATGGCCAAGGTCACGGTATGAAAAGCCTTCAATAAACAGGCAGAGCAAGGGAAGGACCTACTTACACTTCAAAAAGTGATATTCATGCCCACACATAACTTCTTTCACAGCAGTTGTCTTCCAATGTAACATACCATAGTATGTGCTGCACTGCCCCATTGTTCCCAATACAAGTGTGAGTGGCTAAACAAACCACAGATGTTCAATCCCTGGTTTGTTTAATGTGGAAAGGGGGGCAGCAAGTCACATATGACCCCTCCAGTCTGCGTTAGGAGCATCCTTCAGCCTATCTATCCACACACACCCAACcatttggaaattttaaaaaaatgtcttagaGACATGGAGGATGTTTTCACCATAATCCCATCCAATTATTTTAGGCCGAggagacagctttttaaaagctggaaataAATCAGGCCAGAAACTGTTGCAAAACCCTAAATACCCATAAGAGTAGTGTTTCTTAGACTCTGATAACCTACTTCTacttctgttattattattattagtagtagtagtagtagtagtaatagtatgcCAAGAACTGGTACTGTTATTTTCTGGCTAATGTGCCATGGACTGATACTGCATTTGTGCCCATTTGTTACAACAGTTTCTTTAATGGAAACTCGCCATAAACCAGCAGCAGTTCACTGACTACCACACTGACTAATTCGTATTAAAGGCTGAAAGGGGCATtttgaataaatatttaaaaaatgttaaagtgGAGGGAAATAAAATCTTGAGGGTGGGAGCGCAACACTTTAAAGTTGGTGGGTTTGTGCAGGCGCTGGACCTAAAGTAGTTTGCCCATCATCTGTTTAGAACAACATCTTAATCAGACAACAAAGAAAGAATAAACATGGGTCATGTCTGTGGCTTGTTGAGGAAGAGACAAACCAAACTGCCAGGTTCACACATCACAATAAATGATGGATCTTAGTGAGGCCATGGCAAATGCTTCAGTGTCATGTCTCATCTCTGATAagccaggatttttttaaaaagtgcaaataCGAACATGCATGCAAACTTGGATGTGGTACAGtgcgccaaaaagaggcgccgggGAGGCACACCTCCTTAAtttgcagcagcacagcagcaaccaaattgtgtgatactgctgcgcagcaagaaaggagcgtgTGGAAGTGGCTCCTAAACCACCAGAGACAGCGTGATggcgtcacagctgtgcagcgctgtttggatgctgtgctgcTGCGACGTCATAGCTGTGCACACCATGCTtatggtgctgtgcagctgcgacatcgtcacatgctagggttgcggggcatgatGCCACAAAGGgctggtatgtactgggccttgtTCAATGAATAACTACATAAGACAGCTGACTGGACTTTTGGGGAAGCAACATTATCCagtataggtccaaaacacactgcagaaataacccagtttgagaccactttaactgcctggttcagtgctagggaatcttgggagctgcagttttgagagacctttagccttccctgtcagaaagctgtggtgccacaataaactataattcccagaattccctagcactgaaccagggcagttaaagcggtctcgaactggattatttctgcagtgtgttttggaccatagaaatATCAGATAGGAAAACATTAAATTTGAAAACAAAGCTCCCAGTgatcatgctgactgggggattcagTCCAAAAAAgggacttttccaagatctgaaatATCATCCAAACAGCTGTTCAGTTCTTTGTAACATCCTTCCCTCTCTGATTCTCTCCTTTGCTCTCCCTTGCCCACCCCACACTTGTACTCACGATTGAGGCCGGTAAAGCTAAACATGCCAATCTGCTCCGTGATGTGATTCCATGTACCCGGTGTATGTAGGGCCTCAAGCCGAGACCTGAGCTCTGCCCGCATCAGCAAGACACGATCTGCCATGGTCTTCACATTCTCTTTCCTGTCATAGAAAAACGCTTGAGCTTGATCCAGTCTCATACAAACAGGAATGAGCTAGGTTATAAGCTCTCCCCAGATAGTGAGTCCTGACACCTATTAAGTCTTGGTTTGGTGAGTCTTACCATTCAGCAAAAAGCTCTGGAGAAGTGAGTGTTGTAGCCACAATGCGTGCCCCCTGGGAAGGCGGGTTAGACCAAGTAGTGCGGACAATCTTCTCCATCTGGGATAAAACTCGCTGCACATTTTCTCCATCCTTTGCCACAACAGTCAGGTTCCCCACACGCTCatctgagaaaagaaagccaagagaAGTGCTGTTATAAGCCTCAGGCTGCACACATAAAAACCCATGGAGTGAGAAGCAAGCCTCACTTTCCTAGATTGCAAGCTGATTTGTAAATATTCCACCTTTCAGCTGTAGAGGAAGTCTCCTGTGAGCCTTACAATATCAAAAATCATACCATATAAAATTTTTAAGAATAACATTTTTCAAGATGCAGCAGGGTTGTCCCACTGACAAAACTGTTTACATCTGGAGAAGTGTACTGAGTACTTACTGTATAGGCCAAAATTTTTTGAGAAGGACTGGGCACAGAAGAGTTCAAAGCCTTCTGAAACAAAGTAGCGCACAGCCCAAGCATCTTTATCCAGGGAACCTGAGGCAAAGCCTTGGTAGGCAGAGTCAAAGAATGGAAACAGGTATCGGCGCTGCATAAAGAGAAAAGATAGAAGGAGTTCAGGCTTCACTGTATTATGGAAAACAGgctgagactaaggtccaaaacacattgaaataatcccatttgtgaccactctaactgccctggttgagcactagggaattctgggaattgtaatttattgtagtacctgagttctctgacagaaggctaaatgtctgtcaaaactacaattcccaggattccctagcactgagacagagcagctaaagcagactcaaactggattatttctgcagtgtgttttggacccatgataACTGAATAAAGCTTTATTTTCTTAACCACTGTCAGGAAAACTAAACAAGGCTCTAGCCCTCAATAAAACAAGTTATAAAGCAGAAGTAAATGGGAATCTCATTACCTAGCCATACATTGTTTACCCATTACATAGCTTCAGCAGTTTCTAATCTTTGTTATATGTAAAAGGCATTGCTAGCCAGTCTAGAGTAAATATATCTAATCACCAGATTTATGCCAAGCAAGCTATTTCCCCGTGTAGCCAGTAATCCTTTCAGCTAGTTTGACCAGTTTTTATCAAAAACAGAACCTGGTTTTGTTAGCAAACTAACACAGCTTGCACAGATCTCTGTCTAAATCTCAGTAGAAACTTTGTTTTCACAAGTGCATGCTTTTAGAAGCACATCCCAACCTGCTTTTCCACACATTGGGATCCCTGCATGAAGAAATTCAGTTTATTAATGGGTAGAAGCAACATTAAATTATGTAAAAGCTGAAAGCTAGCTTCGCTGGCTTAATTCATACAGGCCACAACATTAAAGTACATTTTGCATGACTTTATACACATATCCACACAGACACAACAGCATGAAGTACAAACACAACTCTACTGATCTTCTTTGGCTCCATTAGTGAACTCACCTTCATAACAGCAGCAATTTGTTTCCATTGCTCCTGGGTGGGATCTGTGCCAGTTGGATTATGAGCACAAGCATGGAGGATGAAGATAGAAAATTCTGGAGCTttctgaattaaaaaagaaagagaaccaAATCTGAACCAAGCAGCACTAACCAATCATGTTTGAGGCTCAATAATGCACCATGAATGAAACTgggatgcatctatactgtagaagtaacacagtttgacatcactctaactgccatggctccatcctacagcatcctgggatttgtagtttcatgaggcatcAGCATTCTGGCAGATCTTGTACAACTACAAATGCTACGATCCCACAGAAtgaagctatagcacttaaagttgtatcaaatagcattaattctacagtgtagatgcccccctAGGAGTATTTGGATAGGTTTCAACCATGTAAAGGTAGGTAGTAAGATGTTAAAATCCTTggatactgtatttaaaaaatattaaatggggTAAGCCTCACAGACACCACTCTCTCTCCCACATGCATATTATTCTGTTATATTCTTTTCAATCCACTAATGTGGGACTCTGATCCAAACAAATGAACTCCGGCATTTCTATGGTTAAAACTAGAGCTCTCCACATTTCCTTCCTGGCTATAGCTCTAGACTGGAAGTTACACTGGAGGCATAACTTTCTAGAATGGCTATTCATGAGGCACAATGTGGTCAGAAGGCATCAGAAGCACAGTCCATACACAGATGTTTACACTTCAGCTCTGCCCACAGCTTTGATTCCCAGCAAATGCATGAGGCTTGAGCATTCTAGCTGGCAAGAGATAAAGATTCTCCTAGCGAAACCAAATATTAATCTAATTCAAATCTAATACACTAGTTACAACAATGAACTAAGTTATTCTGGCTGTCTATGAAATGTAGCTTCTACACAACATCTATACCACAGGAAGTTTCCATATCTGATCAAGCCTAAAAGCCTACCTGGAATCCCAATTCAGATCTCTTATTAAGTTTAAACCCAACTTATAGGACACCATGACCcacctccaggtcctccagaaATCCCTGGATGTCTAGACCTCTGTTTGCAGCATCCCAGTAGCGATAGTTTCGGATGTCCTTGAAACCAGCATCCGTGAAGACTGAATTATGATTTTCTGTGGAAAGGAAACAGAAGCATCGGTTGTTCAACCATGGAGGGCTAGACTGCCTAGCAtggaatatattttgaaatgtttgggaATATGTTTGGAGATGGAGACCCCAGCCACCCCTCTCTCTACTCCATACCATGCCAAGGATGCAAGCCAGGCCTCAGTACTCACCCCAGGAAGGAGAAGAGATATACACAGGTGTTGATGTGTTGTTGGTTCCATTGTACCAGCGTCTCAAG from Sceloporus undulatus isolate JIND9_A2432 ecotype Alabama chromosome 3, SceUnd_v1.1, whole genome shotgun sequence encodes the following:
- the GOT1 gene encoding aspartate aminotransferase, cytoplasmic; its protein translation is MAPGAASIFAAVPQALPVAVFQLTADFRADTDPRKVNLGVGAYRTDEGQPWVLPVVRKVEMMITKDTSLNHEYLPILGLPEFRANSSRIALGEDSLAIKENRVGGVQSLGGTGALRIGAEFLRRWYNGTNNTSTPVYISSPSWENHNSVFTDAGFKDIRNYRYWDAANRGLDIQGFLEDLEKAPEFSIFILHACAHNPTGTDPTQEQWKQIAAVMKRRYLFPFFDSAYQGFASGSLDKDAWAVRYFVSEGFELFCAQSFSKNFGLYNERVGNLTVVAKDGENVQRVLSQMEKIVRTTWSNPPSQGARIVATTLTSPELFAEWKENVKTMADRVLLMRAELRSRLEALHTPGTWNHITEQIGMFSFTGLNPKQVLFLIKEKHIYLMASGRINMCGLTTKNLDYVAASIHEAVTKIQ